One part of the Tunicatimonas pelagia genome encodes these proteins:
- a CDS encoding cell division protein ZapA — MEALSIKIKIGDREYPMRVEPEDEERIRQASRMLNEQIQHYRQSYNTTDKQDLLAVVAFDAFLEKLAYQTQQAETEKVIADKIGRLNRLISQAIS; from the coding sequence ATGGAGGCACTTTCCATAAAAATAAAAATTGGGGACCGAGAGTATCCTATGCGGGTTGAGCCCGAAGATGAAGAACGTATCCGGCAAGCGAGCCGAATGCTGAACGAACAGATTCAGCACTACCGCCAGAGCTATAATACTACTGATAAGCAAGATCTGCTGGCAGTAGTGGCCTTTGATGCGTTTTTAGAAAAGTTAGCGTACCAAACCCAGCAAGCTGAAACGGAAAAGGTGATCGCTGATAAGATCGGTCGTTTAAACCGACTTATTAGCCAAGCCATATCGTAG
- the rny gene encoding ribonuclease Y yields MGESTIILLVAVIAALGAGFFIGLLVSKRKTDTQEKQLKDREAALKQQETTVQAKADIIIKDAKSKAESIKKERIYEAKEKFLKLKSEFEEESNRKKNILITNENKLKQRETRLNEQAEKLRGQENKLKEKAEGLETQLEVTRKKQSELEKVHQQKVAILEKVSGLSADEAKQQLIKSLEDEANTQATALIKNIIEEAKLTATKDAKKVVLDTIQRTATEHAIENCVSVFNIESDDVKGKVIGREGRNIRALEASTGVEIIVDDTPEAIIISGFDPVRREIARLSLHRLVIDGRIHPARIEEVVAKTTKNIEEEIIETGERTVIDLGIHGLHPELIKMIGRMRFRSSYGQNLLQHSREVSNLCATMASELGINPKLAKRAGLLHDIGKVWPEEPELPHALLGMKLTEKYGEHPDVCNAVGAHHDEIEMTAIISPIIQSCDAISGSRPGARREIVDSYIQRLKDLESLGLEFDGVSKCYAIQAGRELRVIVDADNVTDDQAGNLSFEISRKIEKDMQYPGQVKVTVIREMRSVSFAK; encoded by the coding sequence ATGGGTGAATCAACCATAATTTTACTTGTCGCCGTAATTGCGGCCCTAGGGGCAGGGTTCTTCATCGGCTTACTGGTATCCAAGCGGAAAACCGATACGCAGGAAAAACAGCTTAAGGATCGAGAAGCTGCCCTCAAACAACAAGAAACTACCGTGCAGGCCAAAGCCGATATTATTATCAAAGATGCGAAAAGCAAGGCCGAGTCTATTAAGAAAGAAAGAATCTACGAAGCCAAAGAAAAGTTTCTGAAGCTAAAATCAGAATTTGAGGAAGAATCCAATCGAAAAAAGAATATCCTAATTACTAACGAAAACAAACTTAAGCAGCGGGAAACTCGGCTCAACGAGCAAGCGGAAAAACTGCGTGGTCAGGAAAATAAGCTAAAGGAAAAGGCAGAAGGCCTGGAAACCCAGCTGGAAGTTACCCGCAAAAAGCAAAGTGAGTTAGAAAAAGTGCATCAGCAGAAGGTGGCCATTCTGGAGAAAGTATCTGGATTATCAGCGGACGAAGCCAAACAGCAACTTATAAAAAGCCTAGAAGATGAGGCAAACACGCAGGCTACAGCACTCATCAAAAATATTATTGAGGAGGCCAAACTTACCGCTACCAAAGACGCTAAAAAAGTAGTGCTAGATACCATTCAGCGTACTGCTACCGAACACGCTATCGAAAATTGTGTATCCGTATTCAATATTGAAAGCGACGATGTAAAAGGAAAAGTAATTGGTCGGGAAGGGCGTAACATCCGAGCCTTAGAAGCCTCTACCGGGGTAGAAATTATTGTAGATGATACTCCCGAAGCCATCATTATTTCTGGTTTCGATCCGGTGCGCCGGGAGATCGCCCGCCTTTCCTTACACCGATTGGTGATTGATGGTCGTATTCATCCTGCCCGTATTGAGGAGGTGGTTGCTAAAACAACCAAAAACATTGAAGAAGAAATTATTGAGACCGGCGAACGCACAGTAATTGATCTGGGAATTCACGGCTTACATCCTGAGCTGATTAAGATGATCGGGCGAATGCGCTTCCGCTCGTCTTACGGACAGAACTTGCTACAGCACTCCCGTGAGGTATCCAACCTCTGCGCTACTATGGCTTCTGAACTAGGAATCAATCCTAAACTAGCCAAGCGAGCGGGCTTGCTGCACGACATCGGAAAAGTATGGCCTGAAGAACCAGAGTTACCCCATGCTTTGCTCGGGATGAAGCTAACCGAAAAGTACGGCGAGCACCCCGATGTGTGCAATGCCGTAGGCGCGCACCACGATGAAATAGAGATGACTGCCATTATATCTCCGATTATTCAATCTTGCGATGCTATCTCGGGTTCTCGCCCCGGGGCTCGGCGCGAAATTGTTGATTCCTACATTCAGCGACTTAAAGATTTAGAGTCGCTAGGCTTAGAATTTGATGGGGTAAGTAAATGCTACGCCATTCAGGCCGGAAGGGAGCTGCGGGTAATTGTAGATGCTGATAATGTAACTGATGACCAAGCAGGCAACCTTTCGTTTGAGATCTCTCGTAAGATTGAAAAAGATATGCAGTACCCTGGGCAAGTGAAAGTAACCGTAATTAGAGAGATGCGCTCGGTGAGCTTTGCGAAATAG
- the sucD gene encoding succinate--CoA ligase subunit alpha translates to MSVLVNKDSRIIVQGFTGSEGTFHAEQMIEYGTNVVGGVTPGKGGQTHLDRPVFNSVAEAVAEKQANVSIIFVPPAFAADAIMESADAGIEVIIAITEGIPVKDMMVAKHYLKQKEGVRLVGPNCPGVITPGEAKVGIMPGFVFKPGKVGIVSKSGTLTYEAADQVVKAGLGVSTAIGIGGDPIIGTSTKEAVELLMNDPDTDGIVMIGEIGGQYEPQAARWIQENGNKKPVVGFIAGQTAPPGRRMGHAGAIIGGEEDTAEAKMRVMRECGLIVVESPATIGEKMAEALS, encoded by the coding sequence ATGAGTGTTCTAGTAAATAAAGATTCCCGTATTATTGTTCAAGGCTTCACTGGTTCGGAAGGTACTTTCCACGCCGAACAAATGATTGAGTACGGCACCAATGTAGTTGGTGGCGTAACGCCTGGTAAGGGTGGGCAAACCCACTTAGATCGTCCGGTATTCAATAGTGTAGCCGAGGCCGTAGCCGAAAAGCAGGCCAATGTATCCATCATATTTGTACCCCCGGCCTTTGCCGCCGATGCCATCATGGAATCAGCCGATGCCGGTATTGAGGTAATCATCGCAATTACCGAAGGAATTCCCGTGAAGGACATGATGGTAGCTAAGCACTACCTAAAGCAAAAAGAGGGCGTACGGCTGGTTGGCCCCAACTGCCCCGGGGTAATTACTCCCGGCGAAGCCAAGGTGGGTATTATGCCTGGTTTTGTATTTAAGCCCGGTAAGGTCGGAATCGTATCTAAATCGGGAACGCTTACTTACGAAGCAGCCGATCAGGTGGTAAAAGCCGGATTGGGTGTTTCTACGGCAATTGGCATCGGGGGTGACCCAATTATTGGAACTTCTACCAAAGAGGCTGTAGAACTACTCATGAACGACCCAGACACCGACGGCATCGTAATGATCGGAGAAATTGGCGGACAGTACGAACCGCAGGCTGCTCGCTGGATTCAGGAAAACGGAAATAAAAAACCAGTGGTCGGCTTTATTGCCGGACAAACCGCTCCTCCCGGTCGCCGGATGGGTCACGCCGGAGCTATTATTGGTGGTGAAGAAGATACTGCCGAAGCTAAAATGCGCGTGATGCGCGAATGTGGCCTAATTGTAGTAGAATCTCCGGCTACCATTGGCGAGAAAATGGCGGAGGCTTTGTCGTAG
- a CDS encoding ACT domain-containing protein: MNVREFLKNCPVEIWSQHFAVVKAKYVPKDFVAVFSDREEITVVVDAQHLNDDWIIESEQGWRMLSFRVTLQFELVGFLAAVAQALADAQISIFALSAYSTDHLLVKDADLPEAIRCLESLGCAVAESD; this comes from the coding sequence TTGAACGTCAGAGAGTTCCTCAAAAACTGCCCGGTAGAAATTTGGTCTCAGCATTTCGCTGTGGTAAAGGCAAAGTACGTTCCTAAGGATTTTGTGGCGGTATTTAGCGATAGAGAAGAGATCACGGTAGTAGTTGACGCGCAGCATTTGAATGATGATTGGATTATTGAGTCGGAGCAAGGTTGGCGGATGCTATCGTTTCGGGTTACCTTACAATTTGAGTTGGTAGGTTTCTTAGCGGCAGTCGCGCAGGCCTTAGCCGACGCCCAAATCTCCATTTTTGCGCTCTCGGCTTATTCTACTGACCATTTGTTGGTAAAGGATGCCGATTTGCCGGAAGCAATACGCTGCCTAGAGTCACTAGGTTGTGCTGTGGCTGAATCAGACTAA
- the pheS gene encoding phenylalanine--tRNA ligase subunit alpha, with product MNEKIEALKQEISQYTVADQDELEVYRLRFISRKSVIGDLFGEMKTVAPEERKAMGVRLNDLKNAAQNKFKELIASLEEQQNGQPDDVPDLTLPPVPDSLGAIHPLTQTQNRVVEIFERMGFNVADGPEIEDDFHNFTALNFPPNHPAREMQDTFFIEKNSGEDKQDIVLRTHTSSVQVRLMESQKPPIRAIMPGRVYRNEAISARAHCVFHQVEGLYVDRNVSFADLKQTLLHFARELFGSETKIRLRPSYFPFTEPSAELDIWWGTETEADRRVTKGTGWLEIGGCGMVDPNVLESCGIDSEEFTGFAFGMGFERIAMIKYQIKDLRLFTENDVRFLKQFRAFG from the coding sequence ATGAACGAAAAAATAGAAGCCCTAAAGCAAGAGATTAGCCAGTATACGGTGGCTGACCAAGATGAATTAGAAGTGTACCGTCTTCGCTTTATTAGCCGAAAAAGCGTGATCGGCGATCTGTTCGGTGAAATGAAAACGGTAGCTCCCGAAGAGCGAAAAGCAATGGGGGTACGGCTCAATGATCTGAAGAACGCTGCTCAAAATAAATTTAAAGAACTAATTGCATCACTGGAAGAGCAGCAGAACGGCCAACCCGACGACGTGCCCGACCTGACGCTTCCGCCGGTACCCGATAGCTTGGGCGCAATTCATCCGCTGACCCAAACGCAGAACCGGGTAGTAGAAATTTTTGAGCGAATGGGCTTTAATGTGGCCGACGGGCCGGAAATTGAAGATGACTTTCACAACTTTACGGCCTTAAACTTTCCTCCCAACCATCCCGCGCGGGAGATGCAGGACACATTCTTTATTGAGAAGAATAGTGGCGAAGACAAACAGGACATCGTACTGCGAACGCATACTTCTTCGGTGCAGGTACGGCTGATGGAATCGCAGAAACCACCAATCCGAGCGATTATGCCGGGACGGGTGTACCGCAATGAAGCTATTTCGGCGCGAGCGCACTGCGTCTTCCACCAAGTGGAAGGTTTGTACGTAGACCGCAATGTAAGCTTTGCAGATTTGAAGCAAACCCTGCTGCACTTTGCCCGCGAGCTATTTGGTTCCGAAACAAAAATTCGGCTGCGCCCCTCGTACTTTCCGTTTACCGAACCCAGTGCCGAGTTGGACATTTGGTGGGGCACTGAAACCGAGGCCGACCGTCGGGTAACGAAGGGTACCGGCTGGCTGGAGATTGGCGGCTGCGGCATGGTTGACCCCAATGTGCTAGAAAGCTGCGGCATTGACTCGGAAGAATTTACCGGCTTCGCCTTCGGAATGGGCTTCGAGCGGATTGCGATGATTAAGTATCAAATCAAAGACTTGCGCCTATTCACCGAAAATGATGTGCGCTTTTTGAAGCAATTTAGGGCGTTTGGTTAA
- a CDS encoding Rossmann-like and DUF2520 domain-containing protein — MINSYQKITIVGAGNVAWHLAPALEKAGCSVVQVYGRQSEKARALASQLKQTQVKTDLDFSDSSAHLFILAVSDDAIAEVARQIKLSEESAVVHTSGGQPMDTLTAAPTQQIGVFYPLQTFSKQRAVHFKTIPICVEANNKELLDELTKLAQKISNQVQAINSQQRAVLHVAAVFANNFTNHLLRMAEQLLHDRQLDSTLLHPLIQETISKSLEISPAQSQTGPAWRNDQKTITHHLDYLQAYDPSYAEVYRALTGHIQSLFTDKFGTD; from the coding sequence ATGATAAATTCGTATCAAAAAATAACTATTGTAGGAGCAGGCAATGTGGCTTGGCATCTGGCACCCGCTTTAGAGAAAGCCGGTTGCTCAGTAGTGCAAGTGTACGGTCGGCAGTCTGAGAAGGCTCGAGCGTTAGCCAGTCAATTAAAGCAAACGCAGGTAAAAACCGACCTGGATTTTTCCGATAGCTCGGCGCACTTATTTATTCTGGCTGTATCTGACGATGCTATTGCTGAGGTAGCTCGGCAAATAAAGTTATCGGAAGAATCAGCCGTGGTGCATACTTCCGGAGGTCAACCAATGGATACGCTAACGGCCGCTCCGACACAACAGATTGGAGTGTTTTACCCGTTACAAACCTTCAGTAAGCAACGAGCGGTTCATTTCAAAACTATTCCTATTTGCGTGGAGGCTAACAATAAAGAACTGTTAGATGAACTGACGAAACTGGCGCAGAAAATCAGTAATCAGGTGCAAGCTATTAATTCTCAGCAGCGAGCTGTACTACATGTAGCTGCTGTGTTCGCCAATAATTTTACTAATCATTTGCTACGGATGGCGGAACAGTTGCTGCACGACCGTCAGTTAGATAGTACTTTGCTGCACCCACTCATTCAGGAAACGATAAGCAAATCTTTGGAAATTTCCCCAGCCCAATCGCAAACCGGCCCGGCTTGGCGTAATGATCAGAAAACGATTACTCACCATCTGGATTATCTTCAAGCCTATGATCCAAGCTACGCCGAAGTGTATCGGGCACTAACAGGACATATTCAGTCTCTTTTTACTGATAAGTTTGGTACAGATTGA
- a CDS encoding HAD family hydrolase: MNYDTVIFDLGGVLIDWNPEYLYRKMFTDEAEMKQFLQEVCHGAWNKEQDRGRPFAEAVEERTAAYPQYVAEIQAYHSRWAEMLGGAIEENVAVLEDLRQKPNISLYAITNWSAETFPIAQRDYPFLQYFEDTVVSGELRIVKPDARIYQTLLDRQPSIVPEQAIFIDDVAENITGAEALGITGIHLTPDTNLREELKKLSVL, from the coding sequence ATGAATTATGACACCGTAATTTTTGATCTCGGCGGAGTACTGATTGACTGGAACCCTGAGTATTTGTATCGGAAAATGTTTACTGATGAAGCTGAGATGAAACAGTTTCTTCAGGAAGTCTGCCACGGAGCGTGGAATAAAGAACAAGACCGGGGCCGACCGTTTGCCGAAGCAGTAGAAGAACGAACGGCAGCCTATCCGCAGTACGTAGCCGAAATACAGGCGTATCACAGCCGTTGGGCGGAAATGCTGGGCGGAGCTATTGAAGAAAATGTAGCGGTGCTGGAAGACCTACGGCAGAAGCCCAATATTAGTCTGTACGCGATCACCAACTGGTCGGCCGAAACTTTTCCCATTGCCCAGCGCGACTATCCGTTTTTACAGTATTTTGAGGATACCGTAGTTTCGGGTGAGCTTAGGATTGTGAAGCCCGATGCCCGTATTTATCAGACGCTGCTGGATCGACAGCCCAGCATCGTACCTGAACAAGCCATTTTCATTGATGATGTAGCCGAAAATATTACCGGAGCCGAAGCCCTCGGAATCACTGGAATCCACCTCACCCCTGATACCAACCTTCGAGAAGAACTAAAGAAGTTGAGCGTTCTGTAA
- a CDS encoding TIGR02757 family protein has translation MRKFAELRNFLEEQHDRYNRPAFIASDPISIPHQYQKKQDIEISGFVAAVLAWGQRKTIINKCEEFFSYMDNTPHDFILHHQEDDLKPFLNFKHRTFNATDALYFIVFFRHFYQQHNSLEEAFWQGMSEESPTVESGLTHFHDLFFSLPDYPTRTRKHVATPERNSACKRLNMYLRWMVRQDDRGVDFGIWHKIRPDQLVCPCDVHVDRVARQLGLITRKPTDWRTAVELTENLQKFDPTDPVKYDFALFGLGSNNQSTVSSS, from the coding sequence ATGCGTAAGTTTGCAGAACTGCGTAACTTTCTAGAAGAACAACACGATCGCTACAACCGTCCGGCGTTTATCGCAAGCGATCCCATCAGCATTCCCCACCAGTATCAGAAGAAGCAGGATATTGAAATTAGTGGCTTCGTAGCGGCCGTGTTAGCCTGGGGGCAGCGTAAAACCATTATCAATAAATGTGAGGAGTTCTTTTCTTACATGGACAATACTCCGCACGACTTCATTTTGCACCACCAAGAAGATGACCTCAAACCTTTTCTGAATTTTAAGCACCGAACGTTTAACGCTACCGATGCACTCTACTTTATTGTGTTCTTCCGCCACTTCTATCAACAGCATAATTCACTAGAGGAAGCTTTTTGGCAAGGAATGAGCGAAGAGTCGCCAACGGTTGAAAGTGGGCTCACTCATTTCCACGACTTATTCTTTAGTCTACCCGACTATCCCACCCGAACCCGTAAACACGTAGCCACACCCGAGCGCAATTCAGCCTGCAAACGCTTGAATATGTACTTACGCTGGATGGTACGCCAAGACGATCGGGGAGTAGATTTTGGTATCTGGCATAAGATTCGGCCTGACCAGCTCGTTTGTCCCTGCGATGTACACGTAGACCGAGTAGCCCGTCAGCTGGGTTTAATCACCCGCAAGCCCACCGATTGGCGCACCGCAGTAGAACTCACCGAAAATCTCCAAAAGTTTGACCCTACCGACCCCGTGAAGTACGATTTTGCTTTATTTGGCTTAGGAAGTAACAATCAGTCCACAGTTTCTAGTTCATAG
- a CDS encoding LysM peptidoglycan-binding domain-containing protein gives MHYRNWLLPLFISLFTIPAALASTLSPDSVGLERRNGEVYVLHQVNQGETLFSISRRYGLSTQEIKAINPNVDVEKLAIGDTLRAPLFPELSRGEKTLHTVQEGETLYRLAKQYEVTTDQIKTWNVLGLEPLKISQVIAIYQLQPPEEQPDTSRYLTHQVQEGETLYAIARAYQVPVAELMKRNELETESIKFGQVLAIREKAPPPIPEIRVEPTASTAPIPTRRISRSEALRQERKRYERIRQEEEETIASYTKVSDNGFASVIEGKLNTKKYLALHRTAPVGTILRVRNEMNDMSLFVRVVGKLPDTGVNNKLAIRLTQSAYDKLGGINQRFPVEISYVK, from the coding sequence ATGCATTATCGTAATTGGTTACTTCCGCTATTTATCAGTCTATTTACAATTCCGGCTGCGCTAGCCAGCACACTATCGCCTGACTCAGTAGGACTTGAGCGCCGCAACGGCGAAGTGTACGTGTTGCACCAAGTTAATCAGGGCGAGACGCTTTTTTCTATCTCGCGCCGCTACGGCTTATCTACTCAAGAGATTAAAGCGATAAATCCGAACGTAGATGTTGAGAAATTAGCTATTGGCGATACACTTCGGGCACCGCTATTTCCTGAATTGAGCCGGGGCGAAAAAACCTTGCATACGGTGCAGGAAGGAGAAACCTTGTATCGACTGGCTAAGCAGTACGAAGTTACTACCGACCAGATTAAAACCTGGAATGTGTTAGGCTTAGAGCCACTCAAAATTAGCCAAGTAATTGCTATCTACCAGCTTCAGCCCCCGGAAGAGCAGCCTGATACCAGTCGCTACCTTACGCACCAAGTGCAAGAAGGAGAAACCCTGTACGCTATTGCCCGAGCCTATCAGGTTCCGGTAGCTGAGTTAATGAAGCGTAATGAGTTGGAAACTGAAAGCATCAAATTTGGGCAAGTGCTGGCCATTCGGGAAAAAGCACCACCGCCAATACCAGAGATAAGAGTAGAGCCTACTGCTAGCACGGCGCCAATTCCTACCCGGCGCATTAGTCGCTCCGAAGCTCTGCGACAGGAGCGAAAACGCTACGAGCGCATTCGGCAGGAAGAAGAAGAAACCATTGCCTCCTACACCAAAGTTTCTGACAATGGTTTTGCTTCGGTAATTGAAGGAAAGCTCAATACCAAAAAATACCTGGCATTGCACCGCACCGCACCGGTCGGTACTATTTTACGGGTTCGTAATGAGATGAACGATATGAGCCTCTTTGTGCGCGTAGTGGGCAAGCTACCCGACACCGGCGTGAATAACAAGCTCGCCATTCGCCTTACCCAATCGGCCTACGACAAACTGGGTGGCATTAACCAGCGCTTCCCCGTGGAAATTTCGTACGTGAAGTAG
- a CDS encoding DUF4905 domain-containing protein, protein MLKKLTPNFSFTFKAPVWKTIVDDEGKHLFLELRSAEGQSTYFAALDLSSGQLLWEDFTLSVAEGWPTLYRANDQYLVFQVFTDTHNPEKKAYYAVEISTQQLIQPQTQPSVRNLINGETNQKNTDRQNNGLVQPFFYAEDQPYFATVASFVGSLGLGQPVKGCEYADYGNYIGIAYYLPAESSGLANYLLILDQQGTILLHECLEASVPQVGLGTFFIAQNQLIVVQHQRQLVSYALS, encoded by the coding sequence TTGCTAAAAAAGTTAACTCCCAATTTCTCTTTTACCTTTAAAGCCCCCGTTTGGAAAACAATTGTAGATGATGAAGGAAAGCATCTCTTTCTGGAACTACGCTCGGCCGAAGGTCAATCAACTTACTTTGCTGCACTAGACCTGTCATCTGGTCAGTTACTTTGGGAAGATTTTACATTATCGGTTGCCGAAGGCTGGCCTACTTTATACCGTGCCAACGATCAATATTTGGTTTTTCAGGTATTTACTGATACTCATAATCCGGAAAAGAAGGCGTATTACGCGGTAGAAATCAGTACCCAGCAGCTAATTCAGCCGCAAACGCAACCTTCGGTCAGAAATCTAATCAACGGGGAGACCAATCAAAAAAATACAGATAGACAGAATAATGGCCTGGTTCAGCCGTTTTTTTATGCAGAAGATCAGCCTTATTTTGCTACGGTAGCTAGTTTTGTGGGGTCGCTCGGATTGGGGCAACCGGTAAAGGGGTGTGAGTATGCCGATTACGGTAATTACATCGGTATTGCCTACTATTTGCCCGCAGAATCAAGCGGATTGGCGAACTATTTGCTTATACTTGACCAGCAGGGTACAATCTTGCTACACGAATGCCTGGAAGCATCAGTGCCCCAGGTAGGATTAGGAACATTTTTCATTGCTCAGAATCAGCTTATTGTTGTTCAACACCAACGCCAATTAGTGAGTTATGCATTATCGTAA
- a CDS encoding NfeD family protein, with translation MKYYLFFILLGGIFFVSPNQFAFSQSSDEAQVFVMEIRSEIDARTSHYVNLALEEAEDLDADYIVIDMDTYGGALYDADDIRTRMLEYEKPVYVFINKDAASAGALISIACDSIYMAPGASIGAATVVNGGTGEAAPDKYQSYMRGIMRSTAEASGRDPQIAEAMVDESIKIDSISEEGEVITFSTSEAIKYGYCEAQVSSIDELLARAGVENYQLTTFETSTVDQIISFFLNPVISGLLILVIIGGLYFELQTPGVGFPILASFVALTLYLTPYYLSGLAANWEIAALFLGVALIALEVFVIPGFGVAGISGIILVAGSLMLVMLNNNNFDFFFVDFSEITQALATILAGFFGGVLLMFFGGVRLTNTEFFQRVALQGTQSSTEGYTSNFKVGSFVGKEGEAYTILRPSGKIMIDDELLDAYTQGDYINQGERVVVVSDEGSSLRVKLVRDVQPQA, from the coding sequence ATGAAATATTATTTATTCTTCATTTTATTAGGCGGAATATTCTTCGTTTCGCCGAATCAGTTCGCCTTTAGTCAGTCGTCGGACGAAGCTCAAGTATTTGTAATGGAAATCCGTTCGGAAATTGATGCCCGCACCAGTCATTACGTAAATCTAGCTCTAGAAGAAGCCGAAGACCTTGATGCGGACTATATTGTCATTGATATGGATACCTACGGCGGAGCACTTTACGATGCCGACGATATCCGCACCCGAATGCTGGAATACGAAAAGCCGGTCTACGTCTTCATTAACAAAGATGCCGCTTCAGCCGGTGCCCTTATTTCCATTGCCTGCGATAGTATTTACATGGCTCCTGGAGCTAGTATTGGCGCAGCTACGGTAGTGAACGGCGGAACCGGTGAGGCAGCTCCCGACAAATATCAGTCGTACATGCGGGGCATTATGCGTTCTACTGCCGAAGCAAGCGGTCGCGACCCGCAAATTGCCGAGGCTATGGTAGATGAAAGTATAAAAATAGATAGCATCTCGGAGGAAGGTGAGGTAATTACTTTTTCTACTTCTGAAGCCATAAAGTATGGCTACTGCGAAGCTCAGGTCAGCAGTATTGATGAATTGCTAGCCAGAGCCGGAGTAGAGAACTATCAGTTGACTACATTTGAAACTAGCACCGTAGATCAAATAATTTCATTTTTTTTAAATCCGGTTATTAGTGGGCTGCTCATTCTGGTGATTATCGGAGGATTGTACTTCGAGCTTCAAACTCCCGGGGTGGGTTTTCCGATTCTTGCTTCGTTTGTTGCTTTAACACTTTACCTAACCCCGTATTACCTGAGCGGATTAGCCGCCAATTGGGAAATTGCGGCTTTATTCTTAGGCGTGGCACTAATTGCCCTAGAAGTATTCGTAATTCCCGGCTTTGGGGTAGCGGGTATCAGCGGCATCATTCTGGTAGCTGGCTCATTGATGCTGGTGATGCTTAACAATAATAATTTTGATTTCTTCTTTGTTGATTTCAGCGAAATTACCCAGGCTCTAGCAACTATTTTGGCGGGCTTTTTCGGTGGAGTTCTACTCATGTTCTTCGGAGGGGTTCGGCTTACCAATACCGAATTTTTCCAGCGGGTGGCTCTTCAGGGTACCCAATCCAGTACCGAAGGGTATACCTCTAACTTTAAAGTAGGCTCTTTTGTAGGCAAAGAAGGAGAAGCTTACACCATTCTACGCCCCAGCGGAAAAATAATGATTGATGATGAGTTACTGGATGCTTACACGCAAGGTGATTACATCAATCAGGGCGAGCGAGTAGTAGTAGTGAGTGATGAAGGCTCATCTTTACGAGTAAAACTAGTGCGCGATGTGCAACCACAAGCGTAA
- a CDS encoding UBP-type zinc finger domain-containing protein, with product MAKPPCEHFDSESLKTANEAVCEECVKTGDSWVHLRTCQTCGGTHCCDSSPNKHATKHFHATQHPVVISAEPGEQWAWCYEDERFMKY from the coding sequence ATGGCTAAACCACCCTGCGAACACTTTGATTCAGAATCTCTGAAGACTGCCAATGAAGCAGTTTGTGAAGAATGCGTAAAAACCGGCGACTCTTGGGTACACCTTCGTACTTGTCAGACCTGTGGCGGTACTCACTGCTGCGACAGCTCTCCTAATAAACATGCCACCAAGCACTTTCACGCTACCCAGCACCCAGTAGTAATCTCCGCCGAGCCGGGGGAACAGTGGGCTTGGTGTTACGAAGACGAACGGTTTATGAAGTATTAA